In Vogesella indigofera, a single window of DNA contains:
- the dprA gene encoding DNA-processing protein DprA, whose translation MSPQSLLDWATLALTPGIGPQRFLQLLQRFGDAGHACRAGHGQLRDILDSKTLAALDAGDGARAAEAALQWAEGADCHLLTLNDDDYPCQLAEAGSAPPLLFARGRRALLAQPMLAVVGSRHATPQGADNARTFAQRLAAHGYSIVSGLAGGIDAAAHEGALPEAASTIAVIGTGIDRVYPARNRELAHRIAGHGLILSEFALGTPPLAGHFPQRNRIIAGLARGCLVVEAAPQSGSLITARLALEAGRDVMAIPGSIHNPQARGCHRLIRDGARLVESADDVLDEIGRLATAPTASTAATPAASDTGAHPLLAAIGYDPVDSDTLAARLKLTAGELYAMLLELELAGHIESLDGGRYQRRSPAPSRPT comes from the coding sequence GTGAGCCCGCAATCCCTGCTCGACTGGGCCACGCTGGCGCTGACCCCCGGCATCGGCCCGCAACGCTTCCTGCAGCTGCTGCAGCGCTTCGGCGATGCCGGCCACGCCTGCCGTGCCGGCCACGGCCAGCTGCGCGACATCCTCGACAGCAAGACGCTGGCGGCACTGGACGCCGGTGACGGCGCCCGCGCCGCCGAGGCGGCGCTGCAGTGGGCAGAGGGCGCGGACTGCCACCTGCTGACGCTCAACGACGACGACTACCCGTGCCAGCTGGCCGAGGCCGGCAGCGCCCCGCCGCTGCTGTTCGCCCGCGGCCGGCGCGCCCTGCTGGCGCAGCCGATGCTGGCGGTGGTCGGCAGCCGCCACGCCACGCCGCAGGGCGCGGACAATGCCCGCACCTTTGCCCAAAGGTTGGCCGCACACGGCTACAGCATCGTCAGCGGTCTGGCCGGCGGCATCGACGCCGCCGCGCACGAGGGCGCGCTGCCCGAGGCGGCCAGCACCATCGCCGTGATCGGCACCGGCATCGACCGCGTCTATCCGGCGCGCAACCGCGAGCTGGCGCACCGCATCGCCGGCCACGGCCTGATCCTGTCCGAGTTCGCGCTCGGCACCCCGCCCTTGGCCGGCCACTTCCCGCAGCGCAACCGCATCATCGCCGGCCTCGCCCGCGGCTGCCTGGTGGTCGAGGCCGCGCCGCAGAGCGGCTCGCTGATCACCGCGCGGCTGGCGCTGGAAGCCGGCCGCGACGTGATGGCCATCCCCGGCTCCATCCACAACCCGCAGGCGCGTGGTTGCCACCGCCTGATCCGGGACGGCGCCCGGCTGGTGGAGAGCGCCGACGACGTGCTGGACGAGATCGGCCGGCTGGCGACGGCCCCCACCGCCAGCACCGCGGCAACGCCCGCCGCCAGCGACACCGGCGCGCACCCGTTGCTGGCCGCCATCGGCTACGACCCGGTCGACAGCGACACCCTGGCGGCACGACTCAAGTTGACGGCAGGGGAGCTTTACGCGATGCTTCTTGAGCTTGAGCTGGCCGGACACATCGAAAGTCTGGACGGCGGGCGCTACCAGCGCCGATCACCCGCGCCAAGCCGTCCCACCTAA
- a CDS encoding DUF494 family protein, producing MFDVLAYLLEEFNDPAACPERDDLGRQLAAAGFENEEISDALDWLDGLNQLNDGSYDGADAGSGFRCFSEQENTRLSGEIRGLILFLEHNGALSPAQREMLIDRLLAMPDDEISLPSAKLAALMVLWAQGAELPILLGEDLLCALHGEPTMQ from the coding sequence ATGTTTGATGTTCTCGCCTATCTTCTCGAAGAGTTCAACGACCCCGCAGCCTGCCCGGAACGTGACGACCTCGGTCGCCAGCTGGCAGCGGCCGGCTTTGAAAACGAGGAAATCAGCGACGCACTGGACTGGCTGGACGGCCTGAACCAGCTCAATGACGGCAGCTACGACGGTGCCGATGCCGGCAGCGGTTTCCGCTGCTTCAGCGAACAGGAAAATACCCGCCTCAGCGGCGAGATTCGCGGCCTGATCCTGTTCCTGGAGCACAATGGCGCGCTGTCGCCGGCACAACGCGAAATGCTGATCGACCGCCTGCTGGCGATGCCCGACGACGAGATCTCCCTGCCCAGCGCCAAGCTGGCGGCACTGATGGTGCTGTGGGCACAAGGCGCGGAACTGCCGATCCTGCTCGGCGAAGACCTGCTGTGCGCGCTGCACGGCGAACCCACGATGCAGTAA
- the topA gene encoding type I DNA topoisomerase yields MPSNLLIVESPSKAKTLKKYLGPDFEVLASYGHVRDLVPKNGAVDPEKDFAMKYQVVARNSKHVDAIVKAVAEVDHVYLATDPDREGEAISWHLVEILNKKKLLKDKTAQRVVFHEITKNAVLDAIANPRAIAQDLVDAQQARRALDYLVGFNLSPLLWKKIRRGLSAGRVQSPALRLICERENEIKAFVEQEYWSVHLDSHKGRTKFSAKLTTLAGTRLDQFALPNEAEQADVLARLQGHDAVVTSIEKKKKSRSPAAPFTTSTLQQEAVRKLGMTTDRAMRTAQQLYEGVDIGQGTVGLITYMRTDSVALANEAVEEIRGYIGERFDAEHLPKNPVAYKNKSKNAQEAHEAVRPTSILRTPEAMKPFLTSDQFKLYDMIWKRTLACQMAPAKFDTTSVDISVGDGIFRASGQVLVFAGFLSVYEEDVDDAEDEENAKLPLLNEGDALPVDKLYGEQHFTQPPPRFSEASLVKSLEEFGIGRPSTYASIISTLKDREYVILDKKRFYPTDTGDIVNKFLTEHFAQYVDYNFTAKLENQLDEIASGTRQWVPVMDSFWKGFSKQLTEKEGISRAEVTTESLDEACPKCSKPLSIKFGKRGRFIACTGYPDCDYTRNVGETAEQAAAEAEAPTIIEDRTCPECGGELHIKKGRYGKFIGCANYPKCKHIEPLEKPRDTGVQCPECKTGSLIERKSRYGKLFYSCNTYPKCKYATWNPPVAEPCPQCHWPILTIKITKRRGTEKVCPQKECGYAEQIAPPEGKEEA; encoded by the coding sequence ATGCCCTCAAACCTGCTGATTGTCGAATCGCCGTCCAAGGCGAAAACGCTGAAAAAATACCTGGGTCCGGACTTCGAAGTCCTCGCCTCCTACGGTCACGTCCGCGATCTGGTGCCGAAGAACGGCGCTGTCGATCCGGAAAAAGACTTCGCGATGAAATACCAGGTCGTGGCGCGCAACAGCAAGCACGTTGATGCCATCGTCAAGGCAGTGGCCGAGGTGGACCATGTCTATCTGGCAACTGACCCGGACCGCGAAGGCGAGGCCATTTCCTGGCACCTGGTGGAAATCCTCAACAAGAAAAAACTGCTCAAGGACAAGACCGCACAACGGGTGGTGTTCCACGAGATCACCAAGAACGCGGTGCTGGACGCCATCGCCAACCCGCGCGCCATCGCGCAGGATCTGGTCGACGCGCAGCAGGCGCGCCGTGCGCTGGATTACCTGGTCGGCTTCAACCTGTCGCCGCTGCTGTGGAAGAAAATCCGCCGCGGCCTGTCTGCCGGCCGCGTGCAAAGCCCGGCGCTGCGCCTGATCTGCGAACGCGAGAACGAGATCAAGGCCTTCGTCGAACAGGAATACTGGTCGGTGCACCTCGACAGCCACAAGGGCCGCACCAAGTTCAGCGCCAAGCTGACCACGCTGGCCGGCACCCGGCTCGACCAGTTCGCGCTGCCGAACGAAGCGGAACAGGCCGACGTGCTGGCCCGACTGCAGGGCCACGACGCGGTGGTCACCAGCATCGAGAAGAAAAAGAAATCGCGCAGCCCGGCCGCGCCGTTCACCACCTCGACGCTGCAGCAGGAGGCTGTGCGCAAGCTGGGCATGACCACCGACCGCGCGATGCGTACCGCGCAGCAGCTGTACGAAGGCGTGGACATCGGCCAAGGCACCGTCGGCCTGATCACCTATATGCGTACCGACTCGGTGGCGCTGGCCAACGAGGCGGTGGAGGAAATCCGCGGCTACATCGGCGAGCGCTTCGACGCCGAACACCTGCCGAAGAACCCGGTGGCGTACAAGAACAAGTCCAAGAACGCGCAAGAGGCGCACGAGGCGGTGCGGCCAACCTCCATCCTGCGCACGCCGGAGGCGATGAAGCCGTTCCTGACCTCCGACCAGTTCAAGCTCTACGACATGATCTGGAAACGGACGCTGGCCTGCCAGATGGCACCGGCCAAGTTCGACACCACCAGCGTCGACATCAGTGTCGGCGACGGCATCTTCCGCGCCAGCGGTCAGGTGCTGGTATTCGCCGGCTTCCTGTCGGTGTACGAGGAAGACGTCGATGACGCCGAGGACGAGGAAAACGCCAAGCTGCCGCTACTGAACGAAGGTGACGCGCTGCCGGTGGACAAGCTGTACGGCGAGCAGCACTTCACCCAGCCGCCACCGCGCTTCTCCGAAGCCTCGTTGGTGAAGTCGCTGGAAGAATTCGGCATCGGCCGGCCGTCGACCTACGCCAGCATCATCTCGACGCTGAAGGATCGCGAGTACGTGATCCTCGACAAGAAGCGCTTCTACCCGACCGACACCGGCGACATCGTCAACAAGTTCCTGACCGAGCACTTCGCCCAGTACGTCGACTACAACTTCACCGCCAAGCTGGAAAACCAGCTCGACGAAATTGCCAGCGGCACGCGGCAGTGGGTGCCGGTGATGGACAGCTTCTGGAAGGGTTTCTCCAAGCAGCTGACCGAGAAGGAAGGCATCAGCCGCGCCGAAGTCACCACCGAAAGCCTGGACGAAGCCTGCCCGAAATGCAGCAAACCGCTGTCGATCAAGTTCGGCAAGCGCGGCCGCTTCATCGCCTGTACCGGCTACCCGGACTGCGACTACACCCGCAACGTCGGTGAAACCGCGGAACAGGCCGCCGCCGAGGCGGAAGCGCCGACCATCATCGAGGACCGCACCTGCCCGGAATGCGGTGGCGAGCTGCACATCAAGAAGGGCCGCTACGGCAAGTTCATCGGCTGCGCCAACTATCCGAAGTGCAAGCACATCGAGCCGCTGGAAAAACCGCGCGACACCGGCGTGCAGTGCCCGGAATGCAAGACCGGCAGCCTGATCGAACGCAAGAGCCGCTACGGCAAGCTGTTCTACAGCTGCAATACCTATCCGAAGTGCAAGTACGCCACCTGGAACCCGCCGGTGGCCGAGCCGTGCCCGCAGTGCCACTGGCCGATCCTGACCATCAAGATCACCAAGCGCCGCGGCACCGAGAAGGTGTGCCCGCAGAAGGAGTGCGGCTACGCCGAGCAGATCGCACCGCCGGAAGGCAAGGAAGAAGCCTGA
- a CDS encoding carbonic anhydrase, protein MCQAPQWPAADCHGSAAQPVGRRQFVKLAAMGGAAALLGSFLPRTAHAAGGTEALLLSCMDYRLVDDTERFMAGKGMKDKYDHIVLAGASLGAVTGKFPAWNTVFWEHLDVAISLHHIHKVMLLDHRDCGAYKVVLGEDFGQAPDKETRVHAETLMALRKAILQKHPQLQVESYLMALDGSVQQIVARA, encoded by the coding sequence ATGTGCCAAGCACCACAGTGGCCGGCGGCTGACTGCCACGGCAGCGCGGCGCAGCCGGTCGGCCGGCGCCAGTTCGTGAAACTGGCGGCCATGGGCGGCGCCGCGGCGCTGCTGGGCAGCTTCTTGCCGCGCACTGCGCACGCCGCCGGCGGCACCGAGGCGCTGCTGCTGTCGTGCATGGATTACCGGCTGGTCGACGACACCGAGCGTTTCATGGCCGGCAAGGGCATGAAGGACAAGTACGACCACATCGTGCTGGCCGGCGCCTCGCTCGGCGCGGTGACCGGCAAGTTCCCGGCGTGGAATACCGTGTTCTGGGAGCACCTCGACGTCGCCATCAGCCTGCACCACATCCACAAGGTGATGCTGCTCGATCATCGCGACTGCGGTGCCTACAAGGTGGTGCTGGGCGAGGACTTCGGCCAGGCGCCGGACAAGGAAACCCGTGTCCACGCCGAGACGCTGATGGCGCTGCGCAAGGCGATCCTGCAAAAGCACCCGCAGCTGCAGGTGGAGAGCTACCTGATGGCGCTGGACGGCAGCGTGCAGCAAATCGTGGCCCGCGCCTGA
- a CDS encoding zinc ribbon domain-containing protein YjdM → MTNLPQCPQCSSEFTYQDGAMFVCPECAHEWSAEAATEEAEPQRVVRDANGNVLQDGDSVTVIKDLKVKGSSLVVKVGTKVKSIRLVDGDHDIDCKIDGIGAMQLKSEFVKKA, encoded by the coding sequence ATGACTAATTTGCCCCAATGCCCGCAGTGCAGCTCGGAATTCACCTACCAGGACGGCGCCATGTTCGTCTGCCCCGAGTGCGCCCATGAGTGGTCCGCCGAGGCGGCCACGGAAGAGGCCGAGCCGCAGCGCGTGGTACGCGATGCCAACGGCAACGTGCTGCAGGACGGCGACAGCGTCACCGTGATCAAGGACCTGAAGGTCAAGGGCTCGTCGCTGGTGGTCAAGGTCGGCACCAAGGTGAAGAGCATCCGCCTGGTCGACGGCGATCACGATATCGACTGCAAGATCGACGGCATCGGCGCGATGCAGCTGAAGTCGGAATTCGTCAAGAAAGCCTGA
- a CDS encoding NADPH-dependent 2,4-dienoyl-CoA reductase — MTAYPHLLAPLDLGFTTLKNRVLMGSMHTGLEEAPQGFEKMAAFYAERARGGVGLIVTGGVGPNEEGRVAEGASMLADAHEVPQHRIVTDAVHAAGGKIALQILHTGRYSYQENLVSASPICAPINFYRPREMSEDDIRRTIADFARCAKLAQDAGYDGVEVMGSEGYLINQFIVRHTNKRTDDWGGSFDNRIRFALEVLRAVRAAVGTEFIIIYRLSMLDLVNNGSSWDEVVQLAQEVEKAGATIINTGIGWHEARVPTIATSVPRGGFAWVTKKLMGKVSIPLITTNRINTPEVAEDILASGCADMVSMARPFLADAEFVSKAAAGRSDEINTCIGCNQACLDHIFQGKLTSCLVNPRACRETELNYLPTATPKKLAVVGAGPAGMAFATIAAERGHDVTLFDAGSEIGGQFNVAKRIPGKEEFHETLRYFARRIELTGVTLRLNTRVGAAELQDFDEVILATGIAPRLPAIPGIEHPKVLSYLDVLKHGKAVGRRVAIIGAGGIGFDTAEFLSHEGKSSSLDTAAFMREWGVDMQLAHAGGLAPQGPQPHPSPREIYLLQRKSSKVGDGLGKTTGWIHRASLQMKKVQMIAGVSYDKIDDAGLHVTIKGEAQVLAVDNIIVCAGQDPLRELQQPLLAAGKAVHLIGGADVAAELDAKRAIDQGARLAAGI, encoded by the coding sequence ATGACGGCTTATCCGCACCTGCTGGCACCACTGGATCTGGGCTTCACCACGCTGAAAAACCGCGTGCTGATGGGCTCGATGCATACCGGACTGGAAGAGGCGCCGCAAGGCTTCGAGAAGATGGCGGCGTTCTACGCCGAGCGCGCGCGCGGCGGCGTCGGCCTGATCGTCACCGGCGGTGTCGGCCCCAACGAGGAAGGCCGCGTCGCCGAGGGCGCCTCGATGCTGGCCGACGCGCACGAGGTGCCGCAGCACCGCATCGTCACCGACGCGGTGCACGCCGCCGGCGGCAAGATCGCGCTGCAGATCCTGCACACCGGCCGCTACAGCTATCAGGAAAACCTGGTATCGGCGTCGCCGATCTGCGCGCCGATCAACTTCTACCGCCCGCGCGAGATGTCGGAAGACGATATCCGCCGCACCATCGCCGATTTCGCTCGCTGCGCCAAGCTGGCGCAGGACGCCGGCTACGACGGCGTGGAGGTGATGGGTTCGGAAGGCTATCTGATCAACCAGTTCATCGTGCGCCACACCAACAAGCGCACCGACGACTGGGGCGGCAGCTTCGACAACCGCATCCGCTTCGCGCTGGAAGTGCTGCGCGCGGTGCGCGCCGCGGTCGGTACCGAATTCATCATCATCTACCGGTTGTCGATGCTGGACCTGGTCAACAACGGCAGCAGCTGGGACGAAGTGGTACAGCTGGCGCAGGAAGTGGAAAAAGCCGGCGCCACCATCATCAACACCGGCATCGGCTGGCACGAGGCGCGAGTGCCGACCATCGCCACCAGCGTGCCGCGCGGCGGCTTCGCCTGGGTCACCAAGAAGCTGATGGGCAAGGTGAGCATTCCGCTGATCACTACCAACCGCATCAACACCCCCGAGGTGGCGGAGGACATCCTCGCCAGCGGCTGTGCCGACATGGTGTCGATGGCGCGACCCTTCCTCGCCGACGCCGAGTTCGTCAGCAAGGCCGCCGCCGGCCGCAGCGACGAGATCAACACCTGCATCGGCTGCAACCAGGCCTGTCTCGACCACATCTTCCAGGGGAAGCTCACCAGCTGCCTGGTCAACCCGCGCGCCTGCCGCGAGACCGAACTCAACTATCTGCCGACCGCCACCCCGAAGAAACTGGCGGTGGTCGGCGCCGGCCCCGCCGGCATGGCGTTCGCCACCATCGCCGCCGAGCGCGGCCATGATGTCACCCTGTTCGATGCAGGCAGCGAGATCGGCGGCCAGTTCAATGTCGCCAAGCGGATCCCGGGCAAGGAGGAGTTCCACGAGACGCTGCGCTACTTCGCGCGCCGTATCGAACTGACCGGCGTAACGCTGCGGCTGAACACCCGCGTGGGCGCCGCCGAGCTGCAGGATTTTGACGAGGTGATCCTCGCCACCGGCATCGCGCCGCGACTGCCGGCGATTCCCGGCATCGAACACCCGAAGGTGCTGAGCTACCTCGACGTGCTCAAGCATGGCAAAGCGGTTGGCCGCAGGGTGGCGATCATCGGCGCCGGCGGCATCGGCTTCGATACCGCCGAATTCCTCAGCCACGAGGGCAAGTCGAGCTCGCTGGACACCGCCGCCTTCATGCGCGAGTGGGGGGTGGACATGCAGCTGGCGCACGCCGGCGGCCTGGCACCACAGGGGCCGCAACCGCACCCCAGCCCACGCGAGATCTATCTGCTGCAGCGCAAGAGCAGCAAGGTCGGCGACGGGCTGGGCAAGACCACCGGCTGGATCCACCGCGCCAGCCTGCAGATGAAGAAGGTGCAGATGATTGCCGGCGTCAGCTACGACAAGATCGACGATGCCGGGCTGCACGTGACCATCAAGGGTGAAGCGCAAGTGCTGGCGGTGGACAACATTATCGTCTGCGCCGGGCAGGACCCGCTGCGCGAACTGCAGCAGCCCTTGCTTGCCGCCGGCAAGGCGGTGCACCTGATCGGCGGTGCCGACGTCGCCGCCGAGCTGGACGCCAAGCGCGCCATCGACCAGGGCGCGCGGCTGGCGGCCGGCATCTGA
- a CDS encoding phosphate/phosphite/phosphonate ABC transporter substrate-binding protein, whose protein sequence is MAKNLLTAGLLWLCLLASAHAASLVLGVVPYMSARKLATLYEPLRAELERSLQQPVTLESAADYSFFLERTRQGRYDIIATSPYFGRLAQQEQDYQPLARPLADLEPLLVTRRDGIRELAQLRGQTVSTSDRLANLTLAAQRYLSQAGFSPGQHLVIHPTGSHANSLAALLSGESAAAIISVSALHQFGGDISSKIRILARLPHTTPQLYLGHKRLGDARLARLQQQLLVFANDTPQGRAFSRDLKHGGLRPVSEQDMRALDPFVRDLKGLLR, encoded by the coding sequence ATGGCCAAGAACCTACTGACCGCCGGCCTGCTGTGGCTGTGCCTGCTGGCAAGCGCGCACGCCGCCTCGCTGGTGCTGGGCGTGGTGCCCTATATGTCGGCCCGCAAGCTGGCCACGCTGTACGAGCCGCTGCGCGCCGAGCTGGAACGCAGCCTGCAGCAGCCGGTGACGCTGGAAAGCGCCGCCGACTACAGTTTTTTCCTCGAGCGCACGCGCCAGGGGCGCTACGACATCATCGCCACCTCGCCCTACTTCGGCCGCCTGGCGCAGCAGGAGCAGGACTACCAGCCGCTGGCGCGACCGCTGGCCGATCTGGAGCCGCTGCTGGTCACCCGCCGTGACGGCATCCGCGAGCTGGCGCAGCTGCGCGGCCAGACGGTGTCGACCAGCGACCGCCTCGCCAACCTGACCCTGGCGGCACAGCGCTACCTGAGCCAGGCCGGCTTCAGCCCCGGCCAGCACCTTGTCATCCACCCCACCGGCAGCCACGCCAATTCGCTGGCGGCGCTGCTGAGCGGCGAGTCGGCGGCCGCCATTATCTCGGTCAGCGCGCTGCACCAGTTCGGCGGCGACATCAGCAGCAAGATCCGCATCCTGGCCCGCCTGCCGCACACCACGCCGCAGCTGTACCTCGGCCACAAGCGTCTCGGCGACGCGCGGCTGGCACGGCTGCAGCAACAGCTGCTGGTCTTTGCCAACGACACGCCGCAGGGACGCGCCTTCAGCCGCGACCTCAAGCACGGCGGCCTGCGCCCGGTCAGCGAGCAGGACATGCGCGCGCTGGATCCGTTCGTCCGGGACCTGAAAGGGCTGCTGCGATAA
- a CDS encoding bifunctional diguanylate cyclase/phosphodiesterase, with product MRLPLRPRSLKWAIIPVLLLIQLLVFAGIAWQSVRVLQDTAVAQAQLRTRSLHSELQAALIAPLLERDFITLQEIASELTHGGDIAYLIIRDSSGKELARAGLADGLQPQVDRSLPDSDDDIFDTRFKISQGQIQAGLRQSESSRMLSGLAQRTGPLIVAGIILATGWMIWVTLWLSRRLQYLSLAAEALGQGKLLTRAPESRHDEIGRLGAAFNRMAAAVQSADEHWAKSQRFADMLLMAIPIPMFYKDAQGRFLGCNAAFTRVTGYGRIDIRGKTPAELWPADIAAVHCLHDAELLAGQPHLDYQASIVTQRQQRREVILSKDVFYNDHGDIAGIIGAWNDITEQTRAEERLRLLAGVFKHSHDGIIIADARGRLLDVNRACCSITGYERDELIGHTPRKLQSARHDSVFYLAMRDKLQSSGHWQGEIWNRRKDGEVAPLLLSVSVIHDQSGNVRHYIAVFADITVMKAQENRLAQMAHHDPLTHLPNRVLLADRMKVAIAQAQHSGHWLAICFMDLDGFKAVNDRYGHEVGDRLLVQVAERLQHTLQGGDTLARLGGDEFVLLLSGLPDLQTCRHSLQRVLDTVAHPVLLGDIHIEISASIGVTLYPQDEQDPDTLLRHADQAMYQAKEKGRNGYQIFDAEHDRQSRFRQEGLGRLAQALQQGELCLFYQPKVNMRDGSVVGAEALMRWQHPEKGLLTPAHFLDDAEGSALDIALGEWVLRSALAQMRFWQAQGMTLPVSVNISAYHLQQDNFAERLAALLAEYPELPAGMLEIEVLESTALKDITRVGALMTTCRELGVEFSLDDFGTGYSSLLYLKRLPAGKLKIDQSFIRDMHEDGDDLAIVQGIIGLSEAFSRSVVAEGVESIEHGSLLLHIGCDHAQGFGIARPMPADALLGWAQQWQGAAAWQLASKRRWTGDDTKLFNLELAHRQASNRLIDWLQQGARELPQQEHGNSYRDFDNWYHGAGSAYFGQHPLYRRIGQLHQQLYTLNERVLTWRQFELQDADEQTVRQLQQLRDELQQQVRQLLDAPATAAAAVKSAAEVMI from the coding sequence ATGCGTCTGCCGCTGCGCCCCCGTTCGCTGAAATGGGCCATCATTCCGGTGCTGCTGCTGATCCAGCTGCTGGTCTTTGCCGGTATCGCCTGGCAGAGCGTGCGCGTGCTGCAGGACACCGCAGTGGCGCAGGCGCAGCTGCGCACCCGCAGCCTGCACAGCGAGCTGCAGGCCGCGCTGATCGCGCCGTTGCTGGAGCGCGACTTCATCACGCTGCAGGAAATCGCCAGCGAGCTGACCCACGGCGGCGACATCGCCTACCTGATCATCCGCGACTCCAGCGGCAAGGAGCTGGCCCGTGCCGGCCTCGCCGACGGCCTGCAGCCGCAAGTGGATCGCTCGCTGCCGGACAGCGACGACGACATCTTCGATACCCGCTTCAAGATCAGCCAGGGCCAGATCCAAGCCGGCCTGCGGCAGAGCGAATCCAGCCGCATGCTCAGCGGTCTCGCGCAGCGCACCGGGCCACTGATCGTCGCCGGCATCATCCTCGCCACTGGCTGGATGATCTGGGTCACGCTGTGGCTGAGCCGGCGACTGCAATACCTGTCCCTCGCCGCCGAGGCACTGGGGCAAGGCAAGCTGCTGACACGGGCGCCGGAAAGCCGCCACGACGAGATCGGCCGCCTCGGCGCCGCCTTCAACCGCATGGCGGCGGCGGTGCAGTCCGCCGACGAGCACTGGGCCAAGAGCCAGCGCTTTGCCGACATGCTGCTGATGGCGATCCCGATCCCGATGTTCTACAAGGACGCGCAGGGGCGCTTCCTCGGCTGCAACGCCGCCTTCACCCGCGTCACCGGCTACGGCCGCATCGACATCCGCGGCAAGACCCCAGCCGAGCTGTGGCCGGCCGACATCGCCGCGGTGCACTGCCTGCACGACGCCGAGCTGCTTGCCGGCCAGCCGCACCTCGACTACCAGGCCAGCATCGTCACCCAGCGCCAGCAGCGCCGCGAGGTGATCCTGTCCAAGGACGTGTTCTACAACGACCACGGCGACATCGCCGGCATCATCGGCGCCTGGAACGACATCACCGAGCAGACCCGTGCCGAAGAGCGGCTGCGGCTGCTGGCCGGCGTGTTCAAGCACTCCCACGACGGCATCATCATTGCCGATGCCCGTGGCCGGCTGCTGGACGTCAACCGCGCCTGCTGCAGCATCACCGGCTACGAGCGCGACGAGCTGATCGGCCATACCCCGCGCAAGCTGCAGTCGGCACGGCACGATTCGGTGTTCTACCTCGCCATGCGCGACAAGCTGCAAAGCAGCGGCCACTGGCAGGGCGAGATCTGGAACCGGCGCAAGGATGGCGAGGTGGCTCCGCTGCTGCTGTCGGTGTCGGTGATCCACGACCAGTCCGGCAATGTGCGCCACTACATCGCGGTGTTCGCCGACATCACGGTGATGAAGGCGCAGGAAAACCGGCTGGCGCAGATGGCGCACCACGACCCGCTCACCCACCTGCCCAACCGCGTGCTGCTGGCCGACCGCATGAAGGTGGCCATCGCCCAGGCGCAGCACAGCGGCCACTGGCTGGCGATCTGCTTCATGGATCTGGACGGTTTCAAGGCGGTCAACGACCGCTACGGTCACGAGGTCGGCGACCGCCTGCTGGTGCAGGTCGCCGAGCGGCTGCAGCACACGCTGCAGGGCGGCGACACCCTGGCGCGGCTGGGCGGTGACGAGTTCGTGCTGCTGCTGTCCGGCCTGCCCGACCTGCAGACCTGCCGCCACAGCCTGCAACGGGTGCTGGACACCGTCGCCCATCCGGTACTGCTGGGCGACATCCACATCGAGATCTCGGCCAGCATCGGCGTCACGCTGTATCCGCAGGACGAGCAGGACCCGGACACCCTGCTGCGCCACGCCGACCAGGCGATGTACCAGGCCAAGGAAAAGGGGCGCAACGGCTACCAGATCTTCGACGCCGAGCACGACCGCCAGAGCCGCTTCCGCCAGGAAGGGCTGGGGCGGCTGGCGCAAGCGCTGCAGCAAGGCGAGCTGTGCCTGTTCTATCAGCCCAAGGTCAATATGCGTGACGGCAGCGTGGTCGGCGCCGAGGCGCTGATGCGCTGGCAGCATCCGGAAAAGGGCCTGCTGACACCGGCCCACTTCCTCGACGACGCCGAAGGCAGCGCGCTGGACATCGCACTCGGCGAATGGGTGCTGCGCAGCGCGCTGGCGCAGATGCGCTTCTGGCAGGCGCAGGGCATGACGCTGCCGGTCAGCGTCAACATCTCCGCCTACCACCTGCAGCAGGACAACTTCGCCGAACGGCTGGCGGCGCTGCTGGCGGAATACCCGGAGCTGCCGGCCGGGATGCTGGAAATCGAGGTACTGGAAAGCACCGCGCTGAAGGACATCACCCGCGTCGGCGCGCTGATGACCACCTGCCGCGAGCTGGGGGTGGAGTTCTCGCTCGACGACTTCGGCACCGGCTACTCCTCGCTGCTGTACCTGAAGCGGCTGCCGGCCGGCAAGCTGAAGATCGACCAGTCCTTCATCCGCGACATGCACGAGGACGGCGACGACCTCGCCATCGTGCAGGGCATCATCGGGCTGTCGGAGGCGTTCAGCCGCTCGGTCGTGGCCGAGGGCGTGGAAAGCATCGAGCACGGCAGCCTGCTGCTGCACATCGGCTGCGACCACGCGCAGGGTTTCGGCATCGCGAGGCCGATGCCGGCGGACGCGCTGCTCGGCTGGGCGCAGCAGTGGCAGGGCGCCGCCGCCTGGCAGCTGGCCAGCAAACGGCGCTGGACCGGCGACGACACCAAGCTGTTCAACCTGGAACTGGCGCACCGCCAGGCCAGCAACCGCCTGATCGACTGGCTGCAGCAAGGCGCGCGCGAGCTGCCGCAGCAGGAGCACGGCAACAGCTACCGCGATTTCGACAACTGGTATCACGGTGCCGGCAGCGCCTACTTCGGCCAGCACCCGCTGTACCGCCGCATCGGCCAGCTGCACC